One Sodalinema gerasimenkoae IPPAS B-353 DNA segment encodes these proteins:
- a CDS encoding GAF domain-containing sensor histidine kinase yields MSSELMLLCQEQVALLENTLGASPVVVYLAETFLGGNDHKLVPAIAKPDRRVAWDEVSVRSDRQHGPQIQLRSAEPDNPETVILSSRGQRKQLLPREGEDGNEAEDLPLEDDEGPQSYQLVMPVMHDNIAVGLLVTARANEPWSDGDRSLVEQIAHTIALACLMEQRQQWTERSYRQQKQLQIQQHNLLHDWLHQFRNPLTALQIFGKLLVKQLPSDDPRRSYADSILRESHRLQDLFQDFRGAIDAEPFLLPQASEEQPVPSSEAPPTPTPSALPLLPSRQDLNGSLNLRDILDPLLSSAATLAEERHLDLTVQCCDNLPAIQGNRRSLVEAAGNLIDNALKYTPAGGEIAVDVRPSFQPELGDGVAVTISDSGVGIPPDDQAKLFQRRFRGVQAQGEIPGTGLGLAIARDLVRQMGGDIWVTSPPQHPDHCFESDRGSSFVLWLPQADRDAES; encoded by the coding sequence ATGAGTTCGGAATTGATGTTGTTGTGCCAGGAACAAGTGGCACTATTGGAGAATACCTTGGGGGCCTCCCCGGTGGTGGTTTATCTAGCGGAGACCTTTCTTGGGGGGAATGACCATAAACTGGTTCCTGCCATTGCCAAGCCCGATCGTCGCGTGGCCTGGGATGAAGTCTCCGTGCGTAGCGATCGCCAGCATGGCCCCCAGATTCAACTGCGCTCGGCCGAACCGGACAACCCCGAAACGGTCATCCTCTCATCTCGGGGGCAACGAAAGCAGCTCTTGCCCCGGGAGGGAGAAGACGGCAACGAGGCCGAGGATCTGCCTCTGGAAGACGACGAGGGCCCGCAAAGCTATCAACTGGTGATGCCCGTTATGCACGACAACATCGCCGTAGGTTTATTGGTGACTGCCCGAGCTAATGAACCCTGGAGCGATGGCGATCGCAGCCTGGTGGAGCAGATTGCCCATACCATCGCCCTCGCCTGCCTGATGGAACAGCGACAGCAATGGACCGAACGCAGTTACCGTCAGCAGAAACAACTGCAAATCCAGCAACATAACCTATTGCATGATTGGTTGCATCAGTTTCGTAATCCCCTAACGGCCTTGCAGATTTTCGGCAAGCTGTTGGTGAAACAACTCCCCAGTGATGACCCCCGTCGCTCCTATGCCGATAGCATTCTCCGAGAGAGTCACCGACTTCAGGATCTCTTCCAGGACTTCCGAGGGGCGATCGATGCCGAACCCTTTCTGCTGCCCCAAGCCTCAGAAGAGCAGCCTGTACCCAGCTCAGAAGCACCTCCTACCCCCACTCCCTCAGCCTTACCTCTCCTGCCCAGCCGCCAAGACCTCAACGGCAGCCTTAATCTCAGAGATATCCTCGACCCCCTCCTCAGTTCCGCCGCCACCCTCGCCGAGGAGCGTCACTTGGATTTAACGGTTCAATGCTGTGACAACTTGCCAGCCATTCAAGGAAACCGCCGCTCCCTGGTAGAAGCGGCGGGCAACTTAATTGATAATGCTTTGAAATACACCCCAGCCGGGGGAGAAATTGCTGTCGACGTACGTCCCTCATTTCAACCCGAGTTAGGGGATGGAGTGGCGGTGACCATTAGTGATAGTGGCGTGGGGATTCCCCCGGACGACCAAGCCAAGCTCTTTCAGCGGCGTTTCCGAGGGGTGCAAGCTCAGGGCGAGATTCCTGGGACTGGTTTGGGACTGGCGATCGCCCGTGATTTGGTGCGTCAGATGGGAGGAGATATTTGGGTCACCAGTCCCCCCCAACATCCTGATCATTGTTTCGAGAGCGATCGCGGCAGTAGTTTTGTCCTCTGGCTTCCTCAAGCGGACCGAGATGCCGAGTCATAG
- a CDS encoding DUF3155 domain-containing protein, translating to MARRRKRKSRRRQEGRRILEHVPQYSIESGQDKPVTAARKYIKSEQIAPPALLLVKRNEHTTDRYFWAEKGLFGAQYVEENHFLFPSLRLVIEQQEKIQAATTSS from the coding sequence TTGGCAAGAAGACGCAAGAGAAAGAGCCGTCGCCGTCAAGAAGGACGAAGAATCTTAGAACACGTGCCTCAGTATAGTATTGAGAGCGGTCAAGATAAACCCGTCACGGCTGCACGTAAGTATATCAAATCTGAGCAAATTGCGCCTCCGGCACTACTTTTAGTCAAGCGCAACGAGCATACGACCGATCGCTATTTCTGGGCGGAGAAAGGTCTCTTTGGCGCGCAATACGTCGAAGAGAACCATTTTCTGTTCCCCAGTTTGCGGTTAGTGATTGAACAGCAGGAGAAAATCCAGGCGGCAACCACCAGTTCGTAA
- a CDS encoding CO2 hydration protein, with amino-acid sequence MVSTPIAPSNHPLAEYIHRLEQGQALLQDTPENVLEVVGILKSYGVVLDAYSNNLIYIAQEQFLVLFPFFKYFNGEVTLSKLLRFWWHDRINYEYAEYCMRSMLWHGGNGLDTYLDSDEFTQAAEAAIQAKVRNNPLLSLLHRLFPDFLPEQVRMSCYYSALGQFWRVMSDIFLELSDRYDAQEIRSIPDVVKHILDGLVADASRPITYSVEIKGQSYDLMPKSLGLTFLMDTAVPYVEAIFFRGTPFPGTVSYNAQAFQIPDEQGDFTYGALYADPLPIGGAGIPPTQLMQDMRHFLPEYLHEVYRRGTRQEDDIRVQICATFQKSMFCVTTAAIQGLAPHPLTTTDPQQQAENRSYLETWMNRFLSSRIREANA; translated from the coding sequence ATGGTTAGTACTCCTATTGCTCCCTCAAATCATCCCCTGGCCGAGTATATCCACCGTCTAGAACAGGGACAAGCATTACTCCAAGACACCCCAGAGAATGTCTTGGAAGTCGTGGGGATTCTCAAAAGCTATGGTGTGGTGCTTGATGCCTACTCCAATAATCTGATTTATATTGCCCAGGAACAGTTTTTGGTGCTGTTTCCCTTCTTTAAGTATTTCAATGGCGAGGTGACCCTCTCGAAACTCTTGCGCTTTTGGTGGCACGATCGCATTAACTACGAGTATGCCGAATACTGTATGCGATCGATGCTCTGGCATGGAGGCAATGGGCTTGACACCTATCTCGACAGCGACGAGTTCACCCAGGCGGCAGAGGCGGCCATTCAGGCGAAAGTCCGCAATAACCCCCTCTTGTCACTGTTACATCGCCTTTTCCCGGATTTCTTGCCCGAACAAGTGCGCATGTCTTGCTACTACAGCGCCCTGGGACAGTTCTGGCGAGTGATGAGTGATATCTTTCTGGAGTTGAGCGATCGCTATGATGCCCAGGAGATTCGCTCCATTCCCGATGTGGTGAAACATATCCTGGACGGTTTGGTGGCAGATGCGAGTCGCCCCATTACTTACTCAGTGGAGATTAAGGGGCAATCCTATGACCTCATGCCCAAGTCCCTGGGGTTAACCTTTCTTATGGATACCGCTGTTCCCTATGTGGAAGCGATTTTTTTCCGGGGCACTCCCTTCCCTGGAACGGTCTCCTATAACGCCCAGGCCTTCCAAATTCCCGACGAACAGGGCGATTTTACCTATGGTGCGCTCTATGCAGACCCCTTACCCATTGGTGGGGCCGGGATTCCTCCCACCCAGTTGATGCAGGATATGCGCCATTTCCTCCCGGAGTATCTCCATGAGGTCTACCGGCGTGGCACCCGTCAGGAGGATGATATTCGGGTGCAAATTTGTGCCACCTTCCAGAAATCCATGTTCTGCGTAACGACGGCGGCAATCCAAGGGTTGGCCCCTCATCCCTTGACGACCACTGATCCGCAGCAGCAAGCAGAGAATCGGAGCTATTTAGAGACTTGGATGAATCGCTTTCTCAGTTCCCGGATTCGGGAAGCGAATGCTTAG